The nucleotide window CATCGCAACCGGGGCGGCAGGGCGACATAAAACACCTGTAAAAGGAAAGCATCATGAGCAAGACTATTCTGGCAATTCCTTCTCAAATGCCCGGCGGCATGGATTCCGGCATGGGTATGCATTTTGGACATTGCGACATTTACACCATCGTAGAGCTGGAAAACGGTCAGGTTGCCGCCCAGTCCACCCTTGAATCCGTCCCGCACCAGCAGGGCGGGTGCATGGCTCCTGTGCAGTATCTGGCCTCCCACGGCGTCAATGCGCTTCTGGCTGGCGGCATGGGCATGCGCCCCCTCATGGGCTTCAACCAGATGGGCATCAGCGTGTATTTTGCAGGCAACCAGCCCACCGTGGGCATGGCCGTGCAGGCATTTTGCCAGGGCAAACTGACGGAATTCACCCCCGAGCATACCTGCGGCGGCGGGCATTAAACCGTTATGAAACGCTCCATTCTGTTGCAGACAGGGCGGCCCGCAGTTTTTGTCGCCTTTGTGGAGGAGCTTGAGCGTCAGGGCTGCGCCGTAACAACAGTTGCCGATGCAGAAGCCTGCAAAAAAAGCGTCCAGGGGCAGGCCCCAGCGCTGGTGGTGCTGGATTCCGCTTCGCAGGATCAGGCGAAGCAGGATGTCATCGACATCATGCGCGTG belongs to Desulfovibrio desulfuricans DSM 642 and includes:
- a CDS encoding NifB/NifX family molybdenum-iron cluster-binding protein, translated to MSKTILAIPSQMPGGMDSGMGMHFGHCDIYTIVELENGQVAAQSTLESVPHQQGGCMAPVQYLASHGVNALLAGGMGMRPLMGFNQMGISVYFAGNQPTVGMAVQAFCQGKLTEFTPEHTCGGGH